The Synchiropus splendidus isolate RoL2022-P1 chromosome 1, RoL_Sspl_1.0, whole genome shotgun sequence genome includes a window with the following:
- the rxrgb gene encoding retinoic acid receptor RXR-gamma-B isoform X3 produces the protein MSTAHPHLHAPPPHSMVGHPSVISTSRHLQSPMSSLGSPMNGLTSPYPVISSSLGSPPVSLPSTPNMNFGALSSPQMNCMNNVSSSEDIKPPPGLQNLGNLNYQCMSPGGMSKHICAICGDRSSGKHYGVYSCEGCKGFFKRTVRKDLTYTCRDSKECLIDKRQRNRCQYCRYQKCLAMGMKREAVQEERQRGKERGENEVESTSSFNEEMPVDKILDAELAVEPKTETYTEGSPGNSTNDPVTNICQAADKQLFTLVEWAKRIPHFSELPLDDQVILLRAGWNELLIASFSHRSVTVKDGILLATGLHVHRSSAHSAGVGSIFDRVLTELVSKMKDMQMDKTELGCLRAIVLFNPDAKGLSNPPEVEGLREKVYASLESYTKQKYPDQPGRFAKLLLRLPALRSIGLKCLEHLFFFKLIGDTPIDTFLMEMLEAPHQIT, from the exons ATGAGCACAGCCCATCCGCACCTTCACGCACCGCCACCTCACAGCATGGTGGGCCACCCGTCTGTCATCAGCACTTCCAGGCACTTGCAGTCCCCCATGTCCTCGTTGGGTTCGCCCATGAATGGCCTGACCTCACCTTACCCCGTCATCTCCTCATCTCTGGGCTCACCCCCAGTATCGCTGCCGTCCACACCTAACATGAACTTTGGAGCGCTCAGCAGCCCACAG ATGAATTGCATGAACAATGTCAGCAGTTCAGAGGACATCAAGCCACCGCCGGGTCTGCAGAACCTGGGGAACCTCAACTATCAGTGTATGAGCCCCGGGGGAATGTCAAAGCACATCTGTGCCATTTGTGGCGACCGCTCCTCAG GGAAACACTACGGTGTGTACAGCTGTGAAGGATGCAAGGGATTCTTTAAGAGGACCGTCCGAAAAGACCTCACCTACACTTGTCGAGACAGCAAGGAGTGCCTGATAGACAAGCGCCAGAGGAACCGCTGCCAATACTGCCGCTACCAGAAGTGCCTCGCTATGGGCATGAAGAGGGAAG CTGTGCAGGAAGAGAGGCAACGTGGGAAGGAGCGAGGGGAAAATGAGGTGGAGTCCACCAGCAGCTTCAACGAGGAGATGCCGGTGGACAAAATTCTGGATGCTGAGTTGGCAGTTGAGCCGAAAACAGAGACCTATACTGAAGGCAGCCCGGGGAACTCG ACCAACGACCCTGTGACGAACATCTGCCAAGCAGCAGACAAGCAGCTCTTCACTCTTGTGGAGTGGGCCAAGAGGATTCCTCACTTCTCTGAACTGCCACTTGATGACCAGGTCATCCTTCTAAGAGCAG GCTGGAACGAACTTCTCATCGCCTCCTTCTCTCATCGCTCTGTGACGGTAAAAGACGGCATCTTGTTGGCCACTGGTCTCCACGTACACAGAAGCAGCGCCCACAGTGCTGGCGTGGGCTCCATATTTGACAG AGTCCTGACTGAGTTAGTTTCCAAAATGAAGGACATGCAGATGGATAAGACGGAGCTCGGCTGTCTCCGTGCAATCGTCCTTTTTAATCCAG ATGCAAAGGGTCTCTCTAATCCTCCGGAGGTCGAAGGCCTGAGAGAAAAGGTCTACGCCTCTTTAGAATCATACACCAAACAGAAATATCCAGACCAGCCCGGCAG ATTCGCCAAGCTGCTGCTGCGACTCCCTGCTCTGCGCTCTATCGGCCTCAAGTGCCTGGAgcatctcttcttcttcaagctCATCGGAGACACGCCCATCGACACCTTCCTGATGGAGATGCTGGAGGCCCCACACCAGATCACATGA
- the rxrgb gene encoding retinoic acid receptor RXR-gamma-B isoform X2, whose translation MDGNDPYLHLNSMSTAHPHLHAPPPHSMVGHPSVISTSRHLQSPMSSLGSPMNGLTSPYPVISSSLGSPPVSLPSTPNMNFGALSSPQMNCMNNVSSSEDIKPPPGLQNLGNLNYQCMSPGGMSKHICAICGDRSSGKHYGVYSCEGCKGFFKRTVRKDLTYTCRDSKECLIDKRQRNRCQYCRYQKCLAMGMKREAVQEERQRGKERGENEVESTSSFNEEMPVDKILDAELAVEPKTETYTEGSPGNSTNDPVTNICQAADKQLFTLVEWAKRIPHFSELPLDDQVILLRAGWNELLIASFSHRSVTVKDGILLATGLHVHRSSAHSAGVGSIFDRVLTELVSKMKDMQMDKTELGCLRAIVLFNPDAKGLSNPPEVEGLREKVYASLESYTKQKYPDQPGRFAKLLLRLPALRSIGLKCLEHLFFFKLIGDTPIDTFLMEMLEAPHQIT comes from the exons ACTCCATGAGCACAGCCCATCCGCACCTTCACGCACCGCCACCTCACAGCATGGTGGGCCACCCGTCTGTCATCAGCACTTCCAGGCACTTGCAGTCCCCCATGTCCTCGTTGGGTTCGCCCATGAATGGCCTGACCTCACCTTACCCCGTCATCTCCTCATCTCTGGGCTCACCCCCAGTATCGCTGCCGTCCACACCTAACATGAACTTTGGAGCGCTCAGCAGCCCACAG ATGAATTGCATGAACAATGTCAGCAGTTCAGAGGACATCAAGCCACCGCCGGGTCTGCAGAACCTGGGGAACCTCAACTATCAGTGTATGAGCCCCGGGGGAATGTCAAAGCACATCTGTGCCATTTGTGGCGACCGCTCCTCAG GGAAACACTACGGTGTGTACAGCTGTGAAGGATGCAAGGGATTCTTTAAGAGGACCGTCCGAAAAGACCTCACCTACACTTGTCGAGACAGCAAGGAGTGCCTGATAGACAAGCGCCAGAGGAACCGCTGCCAATACTGCCGCTACCAGAAGTGCCTCGCTATGGGCATGAAGAGGGAAG CTGTGCAGGAAGAGAGGCAACGTGGGAAGGAGCGAGGGGAAAATGAGGTGGAGTCCACCAGCAGCTTCAACGAGGAGATGCCGGTGGACAAAATTCTGGATGCTGAGTTGGCAGTTGAGCCGAAAACAGAGACCTATACTGAAGGCAGCCCGGGGAACTCG ACCAACGACCCTGTGACGAACATCTGCCAAGCAGCAGACAAGCAGCTCTTCACTCTTGTGGAGTGGGCCAAGAGGATTCCTCACTTCTCTGAACTGCCACTTGATGACCAGGTCATCCTTCTAAGAGCAG GCTGGAACGAACTTCTCATCGCCTCCTTCTCTCATCGCTCTGTGACGGTAAAAGACGGCATCTTGTTGGCCACTGGTCTCCACGTACACAGAAGCAGCGCCCACAGTGCTGGCGTGGGCTCCATATTTGACAG AGTCCTGACTGAGTTAGTTTCCAAAATGAAGGACATGCAGATGGATAAGACGGAGCTCGGCTGTCTCCGTGCAATCGTCCTTTTTAATCCAG ATGCAAAGGGTCTCTCTAATCCTCCGGAGGTCGAAGGCCTGAGAGAAAAGGTCTACGCCTCTTTAGAATCATACACCAAACAGAAATATCCAGACCAGCCCGGCAG ATTCGCCAAGCTGCTGCTGCGACTCCCTGCTCTGCGCTCTATCGGCCTCAAGTGCCTGGAgcatctcttcttcttcaagctCATCGGAGACACGCCCATCGACACCTTCCTGATGGAGATGCTGGAGGCCCCACACCAGATCACATGA
- the rxrgb gene encoding retinoic acid receptor RXR-gamma-B isoform X1: MWHPMPSLSTGGSPGGEIGCGHYSMSTAHPHLHAPPPHSMVGHPSVISTSRHLQSPMSSLGSPMNGLTSPYPVISSSLGSPPVSLPSTPNMNFGALSSPQMNCMNNVSSSEDIKPPPGLQNLGNLNYQCMSPGGMSKHICAICGDRSSGKHYGVYSCEGCKGFFKRTVRKDLTYTCRDSKECLIDKRQRNRCQYCRYQKCLAMGMKREAVQEERQRGKERGENEVESTSSFNEEMPVDKILDAELAVEPKTETYTEGSPGNSTNDPVTNICQAADKQLFTLVEWAKRIPHFSELPLDDQVILLRAGWNELLIASFSHRSVTVKDGILLATGLHVHRSSAHSAGVGSIFDRVLTELVSKMKDMQMDKTELGCLRAIVLFNPDAKGLSNPPEVEGLREKVYASLESYTKQKYPDQPGRFAKLLLRLPALRSIGLKCLEHLFFFKLIGDTPIDTFLMEMLEAPHQIT, encoded by the exons ACTCCATGAGCACAGCCCATCCGCACCTTCACGCACCGCCACCTCACAGCATGGTGGGCCACCCGTCTGTCATCAGCACTTCCAGGCACTTGCAGTCCCCCATGTCCTCGTTGGGTTCGCCCATGAATGGCCTGACCTCACCTTACCCCGTCATCTCCTCATCTCTGGGCTCACCCCCAGTATCGCTGCCGTCCACACCTAACATGAACTTTGGAGCGCTCAGCAGCCCACAG ATGAATTGCATGAACAATGTCAGCAGTTCAGAGGACATCAAGCCACCGCCGGGTCTGCAGAACCTGGGGAACCTCAACTATCAGTGTATGAGCCCCGGGGGAATGTCAAAGCACATCTGTGCCATTTGTGGCGACCGCTCCTCAG GGAAACACTACGGTGTGTACAGCTGTGAAGGATGCAAGGGATTCTTTAAGAGGACCGTCCGAAAAGACCTCACCTACACTTGTCGAGACAGCAAGGAGTGCCTGATAGACAAGCGCCAGAGGAACCGCTGCCAATACTGCCGCTACCAGAAGTGCCTCGCTATGGGCATGAAGAGGGAAG CTGTGCAGGAAGAGAGGCAACGTGGGAAGGAGCGAGGGGAAAATGAGGTGGAGTCCACCAGCAGCTTCAACGAGGAGATGCCGGTGGACAAAATTCTGGATGCTGAGTTGGCAGTTGAGCCGAAAACAGAGACCTATACTGAAGGCAGCCCGGGGAACTCG ACCAACGACCCTGTGACGAACATCTGCCAAGCAGCAGACAAGCAGCTCTTCACTCTTGTGGAGTGGGCCAAGAGGATTCCTCACTTCTCTGAACTGCCACTTGATGACCAGGTCATCCTTCTAAGAGCAG GCTGGAACGAACTTCTCATCGCCTCCTTCTCTCATCGCTCTGTGACGGTAAAAGACGGCATCTTGTTGGCCACTGGTCTCCACGTACACAGAAGCAGCGCCCACAGTGCTGGCGTGGGCTCCATATTTGACAG AGTCCTGACTGAGTTAGTTTCCAAAATGAAGGACATGCAGATGGATAAGACGGAGCTCGGCTGTCTCCGTGCAATCGTCCTTTTTAATCCAG ATGCAAAGGGTCTCTCTAATCCTCCGGAGGTCGAAGGCCTGAGAGAAAAGGTCTACGCCTCTTTAGAATCATACACCAAACAGAAATATCCAGACCAGCCCGGCAG ATTCGCCAAGCTGCTGCTGCGACTCCCTGCTCTGCGCTCTATCGGCCTCAAGTGCCTGGAgcatctcttcttcttcaagctCATCGGAGACACGCCCATCGACACCTTCCTGATGGAGATGCTGGAGGCCCCACACCAGATCACATGA